Proteins from a genomic interval of Caldicellulosiruptor diazotrophicus:
- the gmd gene encoding GDP-mannose 4,6-dehydratase: MKRALITGITGQDGAYLAEFLLEKGYEVHGIKRRTSLINTQRIDHLYEDPHVENQRFYLHYGDLTDSTNLIRIIQEVQPDEIYNLAAQSHVKVSFESPEYTANADALGTLRLLEAIRILKLENKTRFYQASTSELFGKVQEIPQKETTPFYPRSPYAVAKLYAYWITVNYREAYGIFACNGILFNHESPIRGETFVTRKITRAVARIKYGLQDKLYLGNLDAKRDWGYAKDYVRAMWMILNHDVPDDYVIATGETHSVREFVEKAFKYVDIDIEWVGQGVDEKGIDAKTGKVLVEVDPRYFRPTEVDILVGDATKARQVLGWQPTVTFDELVKIMMESDLKEAERELFNKENGYAYQPSYLE; encoded by the coding sequence ATGAAAAGAGCATTAATTACGGGGATAACTGGTCAGGACGGTGCATATTTAGCTGAGTTTTTGCTTGAAAAAGGTTATGAAGTTCATGGTATAAAAAGACGTACTTCATTAATTAATACCCAAAGAATAGACCATCTTTATGAAGACCCGCATGTTGAAAACCAACGTTTTTACCTGCACTATGGCGATTTAACAGATTCCACAAACCTAATTAGGATAATCCAGGAAGTTCAGCCTGATGAAATATATAATTTAGCCGCTCAAAGTCATGTAAAAGTTTCATTTGAATCACCTGAATATACCGCAAATGCAGATGCGCTCGGCACTCTAAGACTTCTTGAAGCAATTAGAATTCTGAAGCTTGAAAACAAAACACGATTCTATCAAGCATCAACAAGTGAATTGTTTGGAAAAGTTCAAGAGATTCCTCAAAAAGAAACCACACCATTTTATCCACGAAGTCCATATGCTGTTGCAAAGCTGTATGCTTACTGGATCACTGTTAATTACCGTGAAGCATATGGGATATTTGCATGCAATGGAATACTGTTCAATCATGAATCACCTATTAGGGGCGAGACTTTTGTAACCAGGAAAATAACCCGAGCAGTTGCTCGGATTAAATATGGTTTGCAAGATAAGCTCTATTTGGGCAATCTTGATGCAAAAAGAGACTGGGGCTATGCAAAAGACTATGTAAGGGCTATGTGGATGATATTGAATCATGATGTACCCGATGATTATGTAATTGCCACAGGTGAGACACATAGTGTTAGGGAGTTTGTAGAGAAGGCTTTCAAGTATGTTGATATAGATATCGAATGGGTTGGACAAGGAGTAGATGAAAAGGGGATAGATGCAAAAACAGGAAAAGTTCTGGTTGAAGTTGATCCAAGATATTTCAGACCAACCGAAGTTGATATATTAGTTGGTGATGCAACAAAGGCAAGACAGGTTCTTGGGTGGCAGCCAACAGTTACGTTTGATGAGCTTGTAAAAATTATGATGGAAAGCGATTTAAAAGAAGCTGAAAGAGAGCTTTTCAACAAAGAAAATGGCTATGCTTATCAACCATCATATTTAGAATGA
- the fcl gene encoding GDP-L-fucose synthase: MEKSSKIFVAGHRGLVGSAIVRRLQKEGYTNLVLKGREEVDLTRQEEVERFFEKERPEYVFLAAAKVGGIHANRTYPAEFIYQNLMIECNVIHSAYKYGVKKLLFLGSSCIYPRECPQPMKEEYLLSGYLEPTNEAYAVAKIAGLKLCQYYKRQYGANFISCMPTNLYGPNDNFDLNSSHVIPALIRKFHEAKIQGKPYVEVWGTGKPLREFLHVDDLADACLFLMKNYDDELWINVGSGEEVSIAELANMIKEILGYKGEIVFNPDMPDGTPRKLLDISRLKSLGWERKISLYDGLRSTYEWYVENYR, encoded by the coding sequence ATGGAAAAGTCGAGCAAGATATTTGTTGCAGGTCACAGAGGGCTTGTTGGCTCTGCAATAGTAAGAAGACTACAAAAAGAAGGCTATACAAACCTTGTTTTGAAAGGCAGAGAAGAAGTTGATTTGACTCGCCAGGAAGAGGTTGAGAGATTTTTTGAAAAGGAAAGACCAGAATATGTTTTTCTGGCTGCTGCAAAAGTTGGAGGAATTCATGCAAACAGGACATATCCTGCAGAGTTTATATATCAGAATTTAATGATTGAGTGCAATGTAATACACAGTGCTTACAAGTATGGAGTAAAAAAATTATTGTTCTTGGGAAGCTCTTGCATTTATCCAAGAGAATGTCCTCAGCCAATGAAGGAAGAATATTTACTCTCTGGGTATTTGGAACCTACAAACGAAGCATATGCGGTAGCTAAAATTGCAGGGCTTAAACTGTGTCAGTACTACAAAAGACAATATGGTGCAAATTTTATAAGTTGTATGCCAACAAATTTGTACGGCCCAAATGACAATTTTGATTTGAATTCATCGCATGTGATACCTGCTTTGATTCGCAAGTTTCATGAAGCTAAAATCCAAGGCAAACCCTATGTTGAAGTGTGGGGAACTGGGAAACCTTTAAGAGAATTTTTACATGTAGATGATTTAGCTGATGCTTGTCTATTCTTGATGAAGAATTACGATGATGAATTATGGATAAACGTGGGAAGCGGCGAAGAGGTCTCTATTGCAGAGTTAGCTAACATGATAAAAGAAATTTTGGGGTATAAGGGTGAAATAGTATTCAACCCTGATATGCCAGACGGGACGCCGAGGAAGCTACTTGACATAAGCAGACTTAAAAGCCTTGGTTGGGAGAGAAAGATTAGCTTATATGATGGTTTGAGGTCGACATATGAATGGTACGTTGAGAATTATAGATAA
- a CDS encoding exopolysaccharide biosynthesis polyprenyl glycosylphosphotransferase, whose translation MPDEVKIWRKLLYNLAGFVALTLAYFAAYRFRFNKVDFFNEKLYFLTYGLIILFWFILVIKVSKELSSDKIGLKEIVLNTSKRALAIFIYVSCIDFITKLGLSRIVICTFILIYFLVGIALKILLIKIENILFKSLIRDYYFVVIGTSEDIKLIKNSNLLNSYNKKNKITTIELNSKNENFCSYTIDNLCRLIKYSIVDEVVLLSEFELNNEFLKKIIEICKASGRKLRVVYKNNIGVEKVQLSVDDNNLVFEFKPVETSFAYMFSKRVLDILISLIALILTAPLFLLIAIFIKIDSPGGPVFFVQERVGLNGRRFKLIKFRTMIPNADKMKDQLMKYNEMDGPVFKITNDPRITRVGKILRRLNLDELPQLINVLKGEMSLVGPRPLETREALGCEFEHHIRHSVKPGLTCIWQITHNRNDVRYNEWMKMDYEYVVKKNLLLDLYLIFKTFLAIIKLNGK comes from the coding sequence ATGCCTGATGAAGTAAAGATATGGAGGAAATTACTTTATAATTTAGCAGGGTTTGTTGCATTAACTTTGGCATATTTTGCAGCTTATCGATTTAGGTTCAACAAAGTTGATTTTTTTAATGAGAAATTATATTTTTTGACTTATGGTCTTATTATATTGTTTTGGTTTATATTAGTAATCAAGGTTTCAAAAGAATTAAGTTCAGATAAAATTGGACTAAAAGAGATTGTTTTAAATACGTCGAAAAGAGCATTGGCTATATTTATCTATGTATCTTGTATAGATTTTATTACAAAACTGGGTCTTAGCAGAATTGTGATTTGTACTTTTATACTAATTTACTTTTTGGTTGGTATTGCTCTAAAAATTCTTCTTATCAAAATTGAGAATATTTTGTTTAAATCTTTAATAAGAGATTATTACTTTGTTGTTATAGGAACAAGCGAAGATATCAAATTGATAAAAAACAGCAATCTTTTGAATTCTTATAACAAAAAAAACAAGATAACTACGATTGAGCTCAATTCTAAGAATGAAAATTTTTGTTCGTACACAATAGATAATCTTTGTCGTTTGATAAAATATTCAATAGTAGACGAAGTTGTTCTCTTATCAGAGTTTGAATTAAATAATGAGTTTTTAAAGAAAATTATTGAAATTTGTAAAGCAAGTGGACGGAAACTGAGGGTTGTTTATAAGAATAACATAGGTGTTGAAAAAGTTCAATTAAGTGTTGATGACAATAATCTTGTATTTGAATTCAAGCCAGTTGAAACAAGCTTTGCTTATATGTTTTCAAAGCGAGTACTTGATATATTAATATCATTGATAGCCCTTATACTTACGGCACCACTGTTTTTATTAATTGCAATATTTATAAAAATTGATTCTCCAGGTGGACCTGTATTCTTTGTTCAAGAACGTGTTGGGCTAAATGGTCGAAGATTTAAACTTATAAAGTTTAGAACTATGATACCTAATGCAGATAAAATGAAAGATCAATTAATGAAGTATAATGAAATGGACGGACCTGTTTTTAAGATAACCAATGACCCAAGAATAACAAGGGTAGGGAAAATATTAAGAAGGCTAAATCTTGATGAGCTTCCTCAATTAATAAATGTTTTAAAAGGAGAGATGAGCTTAGTAGGACCAAGACCATTGGAAACGAGAGAAGCTCTCGGCTGTGAATTTGAGCATCATATAAGACATTCAGTAAAACCAGGCTTAACATGTATTTGGCAGATTACTCACAATAGAAATGATGTTAGGTATAATGAGTGGATGAAGATGGATTATGAGTATGTAGTTAAAAAGAATCTGCTTTTGGATTTGTACTTAATATTCAAAACTTTTTTAGCAATAATAAAACTGAATGGAAAGTAG
- a CDS encoding WecB/TagA/CpsF family glycosyltransferase yields MKEYLLNNMKLHSISKKELLEKIGIWARKNESRVVCFANVHMDIECVESEKVKEAVNSADIVCPDGMPLVWWLKRKGEHEQERLDGPSMMLEICKYAQENNLKIGLYGSEKDVLNALIDNLKKMFNALKITYSYSPPFRDLTPEEEEKILEEINQSKTQILFVSLGCPKQEIWMSKNKGKINAVMLGVGAAFNMHAGKIKRAPLWMQRMGLEWLYRLIKEPRRLWRRYLYTNLKFIKLLATKK; encoded by the coding sequence ATGAAAGAATATTTGCTTAATAATATGAAATTACATTCAATAAGCAAAAAAGAACTATTAGAAAAGATAGGTATATGGGCACGAAAAAATGAGAGTAGAGTTGTTTGTTTTGCAAACGTCCATATGGATATTGAGTGTGTTGAATCGGAGAAGGTGAAAGAAGCTGTAAATTCAGCAGACATAGTTTGCCCGGATGGAATGCCATTAGTCTGGTGGCTAAAAAGGAAGGGGGAACATGAACAAGAGCGACTTGATGGACCATCAATGATGTTGGAAATTTGTAAATATGCTCAGGAAAATAATTTGAAGATAGGGCTTTACGGAAGTGAAAAGGATGTTTTGAATGCACTTATAGATAATCTAAAAAAAATGTTCAATGCTTTGAAAATTACTTATTCCTATTCTCCACCATTTAGGGACCTCACACCAGAAGAGGAAGAAAAGATTTTGGAAGAAATAAATCAAAGCAAGACACAGATATTATTCGTTAGCCTTGGTTGTCCAAAGCAAGAAATTTGGATGAGCAAGAATAAAGGAAAGATAAATGCTGTGATGTTAGGAGTTGGTGCAGCGTTTAATATGCACGCCGGTAAAATTAAAAGAGCTCCGTTGTGGATGCAAAGAATGGGGCTTGAATGGTTGTATAGGCTTATAAAGGAGCCCAGGAGATTATGGAGAAGATATCTATATACAAACTTGAAATTTATCAAACTTTTAGCTACCAAAAAATGA
- a CDS encoding glycosyltransferase family 4 protein yields MKVLLVHEFYRQYGGEDRVFEQEKRLLRENGIEVYEYTFHNSDISLFQLPFLVKNMIFNRKTYKDVKRIVRENKIDVVHCHNIFPYISPSVYVAAKESGAKVIQTLHNYRFICPNSTFYDYKKNKICTKCLDKGIINAITSDCTYDWMRNVVLALVNTIYKRKNIFDHVDKFIALTNFSKNIFVKFGIPAEKIAVKPNFIFEEDIKPVYEKEDYIIFVGRLSYEKGIMTLLQAMKELNDEVKLLIVGDGPLRDEVIKFIQKNNLKNTKYLGPQKREKVLELIGKAKFLVFPSLWFEGFPMVLLEAFSVGTPVLASNLGGIPEIVEEGVNGRLFDPCEKNNIAYIIDKLACKIVYKNTVQIKNIWLEKYNFEIYKSILGCSS; encoded by the coding sequence ATGAAAGTTTTACTTGTTCATGAATTTTATCGCCAATATGGTGGTGAAGATAGAGTATTTGAGCAAGAAAAAAGATTACTGCGTGAAAATGGAATTGAAGTTTATGAATACACATTTCATAACTCAGATATTTCTCTTTTTCAGTTACCTTTTTTAGTGAAAAATATGATATTTAACAGAAAAACTTATAAAGATGTGAAAAGGATAGTTAGAGAAAATAAAATTGATGTAGTTCATTGCCATAATATTTTCCCATATATATCTCCTTCTGTATATGTTGCAGCAAAAGAAAGTGGCGCAAAGGTTATACAAACATTACACAACTATAGATTTATATGTCCCAATTCTACGTTTTACGATTATAAGAAAAATAAGATATGTACGAAGTGTCTTGATAAGGGCATAATAAATGCAATAACGTCTGATTGCACCTATGATTGGATGCGAAATGTAGTTCTTGCTTTGGTAAATACAATTTATAAGAGAAAAAATATATTCGATCATGTAGATAAATTTATAGCACTGACTAACTTTTCAAAAAATATATTCGTTAAATTTGGAATACCTGCTGAAAAGATTGCGGTAAAGCCAAATTTTATTTTTGAAGAAGATATAAAACCAGTTTATGAAAAAGAAGATTACATTATTTTTGTTGGACGGCTTTCATATGAAAAAGGAATAATGACTTTGTTGCAGGCAATGAAAGAATTAAATGATGAGGTAAAACTTTTGATAGTAGGTGATGGGCCTTTAAGAGATGAGGTAATAAAGTTTATTCAGAAAAATAACCTGAAGAATACAAAATATTTGGGACCACAAAAGCGGGAAAAGGTTTTAGAACTAATTGGAAAAGCAAAATTCTTAGTTTTTCCAAGTTTGTGGTTCGAGGGATTTCCGATGGTTTTATTGGAGGCATTTAGTGTAGGAACTCCAGTTTTAGCGAGTAATTTGGGTGGTATACCTGAGATTGTAGAAGAGGGGGTAAATGGACGGTTGTTTGATCCGTGTGAAAAAAATAATATTGCTTATATCATAGATAAATTAGCTTGTAAGATAGTATATAAGAATACTGTGCAGATAAAAAATATATGGTTGGAAAAATATAACTTTGAAATATATAAAAGTATCTTGGGGTGTAGCTCTTGA
- a CDS encoding O-antigen ligase family protein: MMRNKVLKHITYDMVLSSIIIALILVLPHVVNDYIVMTIRGIDIYILDVLLLLYFLSPIGLKMLFSYLNFRRSNVCKIGLNLWILYITFNALYSIMYQGNDKNAVLGYLRIYVYYSLLFIIISNFNSPKIERFLIFTSGFLISFYAIFNLVMGKGYRDDIFTINQYIDTRRYISYVYGTILFLPFNLLLWEVIHNKTKKKHIFLFGMLTIAIIISNYRTIWLNLLMTILIWFIIYIRYTKKSLRVIKNVFVSGLLLFFSLEILINYFNYQKVYGIKLKNEGLMIAFETRKILLSSSIYIFKKFPLFGAGIGYQNPFDLFTVHNDFVQILRDTGLIGFTLFLLMIYFAFSRFLRSKSSNNIEYNFNHETLPYIVALINSCVTALFQPFFIQRIGYAYLMFLIGLINKERVNADTERRQLNQ, translated from the coding sequence ATGATGAGAAACAAAGTGTTAAAGCATATAACCTATGATATGGTTCTATCAAGTATTATAATTGCACTTATACTTGTACTTCCCCATGTAGTTAATGACTACATAGTAATGACAATCAGAGGAATTGACATATATATTTTAGATGTTCTGTTATTGCTGTATTTTTTGAGTCCAATTGGGTTAAAGATGTTATTCAGTTATTTAAATTTCAGAAGAAGTAATGTGTGCAAAATTGGGTTGAATTTATGGATTTTATACATAACGTTTAATGCTCTATATTCAATTATGTATCAGGGTAATGATAAAAATGCCGTACTTGGTTATCTTAGAATATATGTATATTATTCACTACTATTCATAATTATTTCAAACTTTAATAGTCCCAAAATTGAAAGATTTTTAATTTTTACAAGCGGTTTTTTGATTAGTTTCTATGCTATATTTAATTTAGTAATGGGAAAAGGTTACAGAGATGACATATTCACGATCAATCAATATATAGACACTAGAAGATATATTTCCTACGTATATGGAACAATTCTTTTTTTACCTTTTAATCTGTTATTATGGGAAGTTATACATAATAAAACAAAAAAGAAGCATATTTTCTTGTTTGGAATGTTAACAATTGCTATCATCATATCAAATTATAGAACAATATGGTTAAATCTATTGATGACAATTCTTATTTGGTTCATCATTTATATTAGATATACGAAAAAGAGCTTGAGAGTAATTAAAAATGTTTTTGTATCAGGTTTGCTTCTTTTTTTCTCCTTAGAGATACTTATTAATTATTTCAATTACCAAAAAGTTTATGGTATAAAACTAAAAAATGAAGGATTAATGATAGCATTTGAAACGAGAAAAATTTTATTAAGTTCTTCAATTTATATTTTTAAAAAATTTCCTTTATTTGGAGCAGGAATAGGATATCAAAATCCATTTGACTTATTTACTGTCCATAATGATTTTGTTCAAATATTGAGGGATACAGGATTAATTGGGTTTACTTTGTTTTTACTGATGATATATTTCGCATTCAGTAGATTTTTGCGAAGCAAAAGTTCAAACAATATTGAATATAACTTTAACCATGAAACATTACCTTATATTGTGGCACTAATTAATTCTTGTGTGACAGCATTGTTTCAACCATTTTTTATACAGAGAATAGGTTATGCATATCTGATGTTTTTGATAGGGTTGATTAATAAAGAAAGAGTTAATGCAGATACTGAAAGGAGGCAACTAAATCAGTGA
- a CDS encoding glycosyltransferase family protein — translation MRIFHIGIFEDHELGGDIIFNKGFIRNGVEVVNFDYRSYAKKYGLQRMNKEILERCTDNFDIVFIGKGELILPDTLREIKRKRLVTSLWFGDICVNPPEFLKYLLPYVDFFFMTSKGRMLRKYYSICRPKVGSYIINPVDPDLANKYNSIVTKDLDIVFTGNFYKQISSERREVIYYLLNRKDVSFFGTIEKLLLWDKRFLMFLKKNILEGRFNPYIRGTEYINVIKRTKIGVGANNFFNIEGYFSDRLMHYGTFGTFFISNYFPGIEHLFEIGRDIVVYRNIDELDKFINYYLHNDEERETIANNLKSKLLEEYNNTKICKLILEIIQNGKSDLYEWIEIVK, via the coding sequence GTGAGAATTTTTCATATTGGAATATTTGAAGATCATGAATTGGGTGGCGATATTATTTTTAATAAAGGGTTTATCAGAAATGGAGTAGAAGTCGTGAATTTTGATTATAGAAGTTATGCTAAAAAGTATGGTCTACAAAGAATGAATAAAGAAATTTTAGAAAGATGCACTGATAATTTCGATATAGTGTTTATCGGAAAAGGTGAACTGATTTTACCAGATACTTTAAGAGAAATTAAAAGAAAACGATTAGTTACCTCTCTGTGGTTTGGTGATATATGTGTTAATCCTCCTGAGTTTTTAAAATACTTATTACCATACGTAGATTTTTTCTTTATGACTTCGAAAGGTAGAATGTTGCGAAAATATTATTCTATTTGTAGACCAAAGGTTGGATCTTATATTATCAACCCAGTAGATCCAGACTTAGCGAATAAATATAATTCAATAGTTACAAAGGATCTTGATATTGTTTTTACAGGGAATTTTTACAAGCAAATCTCATCTGAAAGAAGGGAAGTTATTTATTATCTTTTAAATAGAAAGGATGTGAGTTTTTTCGGAACAATTGAAAAGCTATTACTTTGGGATAAAAGATTTTTAATGTTTTTGAAGAAAAATATTTTAGAAGGAAGGTTTAATCCTTATATAAGAGGGACTGAATATATTAATGTAATCAAAAGAACAAAAATTGGAGTTGGAGCGAATAATTTCTTTAATATAGAAGGTTACTTTAGTGATAGATTAATGCATTATGGGACATTTGGAACATTTTTTATTAGCAATTATTTTCCAGGTATAGAGCATTTATTTGAAATAGGAAGAGATATTGTTGTATATAGGAACATAGATGAACTTGATAAATTTATTAACTATTACTTGCATAATGACGAAGAAAGAGAAACAATAGCAAATAATTTAAAAAGCAAATTATTAGAGGAATACAACAATACAAAGATATGTAAGTTGATATTAGAGATAATTCAAAATGGAAAGAGTGATTTGTATGAATGGATTGAAATAGTGAAATAG
- a CDS encoding glycosyltransferase family 4 protein has translation MNIGFVSVWMERGAAYVTKTYIDILKEKHDVYVYGRGGEKYEKEMLPWTNYKVTWGYRIGGTRIIWEHFKKWLLKNNIDVVFFNEQREIDVVIKLRKFFPEIKIGTYVDYYKEDSIREFYLYDFLICNTKRHYEVFSNHPQAFYVKWGVDCELFRPIEKEGNSELVFFHSAGMSNRKGTDLLIKTFIKNRLYEKSKLIVHTQRDLNFLSANINDYNIEIINKTVTAPGLYHLGDVYVYPTYLDGLGLTIYEALACGLPVIATDYAPMNEIINEEVGKLVKVKKIYCRADGYYWPLTICDEEELARAMMYYIDNFGVLKIFKEKARRYAEKELNIEDRKKQIIDIFENTRIIKMNKQDIELLEKDILARKVKVIKNEIFDLLPDVLKLVIARFIKV, from the coding sequence ATGAATATTGGATTTGTATCAGTATGGATGGAAAGAGGAGCGGCATATGTAACTAAAACATATATAGATATTCTTAAAGAAAAACATGATGTGTATGTATATGGGAGAGGTGGTGAAAAATATGAAAAAGAAATGTTACCATGGACTAATTACAAAGTTACATGGGGCTATCGAATAGGTGGTACTCGAATAATATGGGAGCATTTTAAAAAGTGGTTGTTAAAGAATAATATAGATGTGGTCTTTTTTAATGAACAAAGAGAAATAGATGTAGTAATTAAGTTAAGAAAATTTTTTCCTGAGATAAAAATAGGAACATATGTAGATTATTATAAGGAAGACAGCATTCGTGAGTTTTACTTATATGACTTTTTGATTTGCAATACAAAAAGGCATTACGAAGTCTTTAGTAACCATCCTCAAGCTTTTTATGTTAAATGGGGCGTTGATTGTGAACTATTTCGACCAATCGAAAAAGAAGGAAACAGTGAATTAGTATTTTTTCACTCTGCAGGCATGTCCAATAGAAAGGGTACAGATCTTTTAATAAAAACTTTTATCAAAAATAGACTTTATGAAAAATCAAAATTAATAGTACATACACAACGTGATTTGAATTTTTTGTCGGCAAATATTAATGACTACAATATTGAAATAATTAATAAAACTGTAACAGCTCCAGGATTGTATCATTTGGGCGATGTCTATGTATACCCTACATATCTTGATGGGTTGGGTTTAACAATTTATGAGGCTTTAGCGTGTGGGCTACCAGTAATTGCGACTGATTATGCTCCAATGAATGAGATAATAAATGAGGAAGTTGGTAAGTTAGTGAAAGTTAAGAAAATATATTGTAGAGCCGACGGATATTATTGGCCTTTAACTATATGCGATGAAGAAGAATTGGCAAGAGCAATGATGTACTATATCGACAACTTTGGAGTGTTAAAGATATTTAAAGAAAAGGCAAGAAGATATGCTGAAAAGGAATTAAATATCGAAGACAGAAAAAAGCAAATAATAGATATTTTTGAAAATACTCGTATAATAAAGATGAACAAACAAGATATTGAATTACTTGAGAAAGACATTTTAGCAAGAAAAGTGAAAGTGATAAAAAACGAAATATTTGATCTTCTACCAGATGTATTAAAACTGGTAATTGCCCGCTTTATAAAAGTGTAG
- a CDS encoding glycosyltransferase family 4 protein, producing the protein MKCLIFQRFIPFYREEFFRRVQIELEKKNIEVFFAFGETKQQTGRSGKKFDKVDLNNKIYCPYIEISLFNRNIRLNKKVFSTILKIRPDVIVFEGIISNISNWIIVLLSKVLKIKIIAWVLGWEEKKSLIKRLLLKLLYKNVDVFFAYSTSSKKYLNKLDIKDDKIIVVYNTINEENILKNIEKAEQEAVEIRRKMNLDEKIVLLYCGAMIKEKKLEILLDSMKKLSDCILIIVGDGNDMDYYKKYVINKKIDNVIFIGRIVEDVDSYFQAADIFVMPYQGGLALNQAMIHQKPIICGKADGSEYDLVINGYNGFRDEDLTPDKIVAYVEEIKKIGIERMGKNSLSILFEKEILFAKFIERFVNGIVKVSLYNKDKQ; encoded by the coding sequence ATGAAATGTTTAATTTTTCAACGTTTTATTCCTTTTTACAGAGAAGAGTTTTTTAGAAGAGTTCAAATTGAATTAGAGAAAAAGAATATCGAAGTATTTTTTGCTTTCGGAGAAACGAAACAGCAAACCGGAAGAAGTGGAAAAAAGTTTGACAAAGTTGATTTGAACAATAAGATATATTGTCCATATATTGAAATTAGTTTATTTAATAGAAATATAAGACTAAATAAAAAAGTTTTCTCAACTATATTAAAAATAAGACCTGATGTTATAGTATTTGAGGGTATAATTAGCAATATCAGTAATTGGATAATTGTGTTACTTTCTAAGGTCTTAAAAATAAAAATTATTGCATGGGTTCTGGGATGGGAAGAGAAGAAAAGTCTCATAAAAAGATTGCTATTAAAGTTGTTATATAAGAATGTAGATGTTTTCTTCGCTTATAGTACATCATCTAAAAAATATTTAAATAAATTAGACATAAAAGACGACAAGATTATAGTAGTTTATAACACTATAAATGAAGAGAACATATTAAAGAACATAGAAAAAGCAGAACAAGAGGCGGTAGAAATAAGGAGAAAAATGAATTTAGATGAGAAAATAGTTCTACTCTATTGTGGAGCTATGATCAAAGAAAAAAAACTAGAAATTCTGTTAGATTCCATGAAAAAACTTTCTGATTGCATCCTGATTATTGTAGGCGATGGCAATGACATGGATTATTATAAGAAATATGTAATTAACAAAAAGATAGATAATGTAATATTTATTGGTAGAATAGTCGAAGATGTAGACAGTTATTTCCAAGCTGCTGATATTTTTGTTATGCCTTATCAAGGTGGTTTAGCATTGAACCAAGCCATGATTCATCAAAAACCCATAATTTGCGGTAAAGCAGATGGGAGCGAATACGATTTAGTAATAAATGGATATAATGGATTTAGAGATGAGGATTTGACCCCAGACAAGATAGTGGCATATGTTGAAGAAATAAAAAAGATAGGGATAGAAAGAATGGGGAAAAATTCGTTGAGTATTTTATTTGAGAAAGAAATTCTATTTGCAAAATTTATTGAGAGATTCGTAAATGGGATTGTTAAAGTTTCATTATACAATAAAGACAAACAGTAA
- a CDS encoding DUF2334 domain-containing protein — MIRVDDFPRWDLGLGEFYEFHNIMVSNNVDYVIGLTPFLSFYEPKFNPIDENYIKAIKELNLNYALHGFNHYNYYESGKKLGEINYYSDIELENLLAKTYAFFQENELKLPDVFIPPFNALSKNNYNVLKKYFKIICEGPLTLSTMPELKPIMGVFIGESLYLPSYFPYYSVAKDIMRAIQRTKLKDKNLIIPITIHWAWEKSTNYLYLKELLELIKYDVLNWCELVTIVEEINAGVK; from the coding sequence TTGATAAGAGTTGATGATTTTCCAAGGTGGGATTTAGGGTTAGGTGAATTTTATGAATTTCATAATATCATGGTTAGCAATAACGTTGACTATGTGATAGGTTTAACTCCTTTTTTGAGTTTTTATGAACCAAAATTCAATCCGATTGATGAAAATTATATTAAGGCAATTAAAGAATTGAATTTAAACTATGCATTGCATGGTTTTAATCATTATAATTATTATGAGTCCGGCAAAAAACTAGGTGAAATCAATTATTATAGTGATATTGAGTTAGAGAACTTACTAGCAAAAACATATGCATTTTTCCAAGAAAATGAGTTAAAATTACCGGACGTATTTATTCCACCCTTTAATGCGTTATCAAAGAATAATTATAACGTATTAAAGAAATATTTTAAAATTATTTGCGAGGGACCGTTAACATTATCAACGATGCCAGAGTTAAAGCCAATTATGGGAGTATTTATAGGGGAGAGCCTATATTTACCATCATATTTTCCGTATTATAGTGTGGCAAAGGATATTATGAGGGCAATTCAAAGAACAAAGTTAAAAGACAAGAATTTAATTATCCCAATAACGATCCACTGGGCATGGGAAAAAAGTACGAATTATTTGTATTTGAAAGAGTTATTGGAGTTAATAAAATATGATGTACTAAACTGGTGTGAATTGGTGACCATCGTTGAAGAAATAAATGCTGGAGTTAAGTAA